In one window of Anser cygnoides isolate HZ-2024a breed goose chromosome 3, Taihu_goose_T2T_genome, whole genome shotgun sequence DNA:
- the NDUFAF5 gene encoding arginine-hydroxylase NDUFAF5, mitochondrial isoform X1 — MAAARMLGEGRRGRGGCAPRIMAAAGRVWRRGVVRWGGRRLWVPPAAAAVSSSPPTAASPGVLSPFDRRLKRKQKNWAAVQAQRAQCEYLREEVGGRVADRLLDIPRTFPLALDVGSGRGYIAQHLTKEIVEKLIQVDMAENVFKNAVESEVPTINIVADEEFLPFKEDTFDLVVSSLSLHWVNDLPKAFREIHQVLKPDGVFIGSMFGGDTLYELRCSLQLAELEREGGFSPHVSPFTAVSDLGHLLSRTGFNTLTVDTDEIQVNYPGLFEIMEDLQGMGESNCSWNRKPLLHRDTMLAAAAIYREMYGNSDGTVPATFQIFHMIGWKFHESQAKPARRGSATVSLGDLAKIDGLLTREKK; from the exons atggcggcggcgcGCATGCTCGGGGAGgggcggaggggaaggggcgggTGCGCGCCGCGCatcatggcggcggcgggccgtGTGTGGCGGCGGGGGGTCGTGAGGTGGGGTGGGCGCCGGCTGTGGGTGCCGCCGGCCGCCGCTGCTGTCTCCTCTTCGCCCCCTACCGCCGCCTCTCCGGGCGTGCTGAGCCCCTTCGACCGGCGGCTGAAGCGGAAGCAGAAGAACTGGGCGGCGGTGCAGGCGCAGCGGGCGCAGTGCGAGTACCTGCGGGAGGAG GTCGGCGGCAGGGTGGCCGACAGGCTGCTGGACATCCCCAG GACCTTCCCTCTCGCTTTGGATGTGGGCTCTGGGAGAGGTTACATCGCTCAGCATTTAACCAAG gaaatagTCGAAAAACTTATTCAAGTTGATATGGCAGAGAATGTTTTT AAAAACGCTGTAGAATCTGAAGTACCTACAATCAACATTGTAGCTGATGAGGAATTCCTTCCTTTCAAAGAAGATACATTTGATCTTGTTGTTAGCAGCTTGAG TTTACACTGGGTGAATGACCTTCCTAAAGCTTTTAGAGAG aTTCACCAAGTTCTTAAGCCAGATGGAGTATTTATTGGTTCGATGTTTGGGGGAGACACTCTGTATGAGCTTCGCTGCTCTTTGCAGCTAGCAGAATTAGAGAGAGAAGGGGGTTTTTCTCCTCATGTATCACCGTTCACTGCTGTATCGGACTTGGGACATCTCCTGTCAAGAACTGGCTTCAACACCCTGACTGtg GATACTGATGAAATTCAAGTAAACTACCCAGGGTTGTTTGAGATAATGGAAGACTTGCAAG gTATGGGAGAGAGTAATTGCTCTTGGAACAGAAAACCTCTGCTTCACAGGGATACGatgctggcagctgcagcaatATACCGAG AAATGTATGGAAATAGCGATGGCACGGTACCTGCAACATTTCAGATCTTCCACATGATTGGCTGGAAATTTCATGAATCACAG GCAAAACCTGCCCGGAGAGGTTCTGCGACAGTTTCACTTGGAGATCTGGCAAAAATAGATGGACTTCTTacgagagaaaaaaaatag
- the NDUFAF5 gene encoding arginine-hydroxylase NDUFAF5, mitochondrial isoform X2 — translation MAENVFKNAVESEVPTINIVADEEFLPFKEDTFDLVVSSLSLHWVNDLPKAFREIHQVLKPDGVFIGSMFGGDTLYELRCSLQLAELEREGGFSPHVSPFTAVSDLGHLLSRTGFNTLTVDTDEIQVNYPGLFEIMEDLQGMGESNCSWNRKPLLHRDTMLAAAAIYREMYGNSDGTVPATFQIFHMIGWKFHESQAKPARRGSATVSLGDLAKIDGLLTREKK, via the exons ATGGCAGAGAATGTTTTT AAAAACGCTGTAGAATCTGAAGTACCTACAATCAACATTGTAGCTGATGAGGAATTCCTTCCTTTCAAAGAAGATACATTTGATCTTGTTGTTAGCAGCTTGAG TTTACACTGGGTGAATGACCTTCCTAAAGCTTTTAGAGAG aTTCACCAAGTTCTTAAGCCAGATGGAGTATTTATTGGTTCGATGTTTGGGGGAGACACTCTGTATGAGCTTCGCTGCTCTTTGCAGCTAGCAGAATTAGAGAGAGAAGGGGGTTTTTCTCCTCATGTATCACCGTTCACTGCTGTATCGGACTTGGGACATCTCCTGTCAAGAACTGGCTTCAACACCCTGACTGtg GATACTGATGAAATTCAAGTAAACTACCCAGGGTTGTTTGAGATAATGGAAGACTTGCAAG gTATGGGAGAGAGTAATTGCTCTTGGAACAGAAAACCTCTGCTTCACAGGGATACGatgctggcagctgcagcaatATACCGAG AAATGTATGGAAATAGCGATGGCACGGTACCTGCAACATTTCAGATCTTCCACATGATTGGCTGGAAATTTCATGAATCACAG GCAAAACCTGCCCGGAGAGGTTCTGCGACAGTTTCACTTGGAGATCTGGCAAAAATAGATGGACTTCTTacgagagaaaaaaaatag
- the NDUFAF5 gene encoding arginine-hydroxylase NDUFAF5, mitochondrial isoform X3: protein MFGGDTLYELRCSLQLAELEREGGFSPHVSPFTAVSDLGHLLSRTGFNTLTVDTDEIQVNYPGLFEIMEDLQGMGESNCSWNRKPLLHRDTMLAAAAIYREMYGNSDGTVPATFQIFHMIGWKFHESQAKPARRGSATVSLGDLAKIDGLLTREKK from the exons ATGTTTGGGGGAGACACTCTGTATGAGCTTCGCTGCTCTTTGCAGCTAGCAGAATTAGAGAGAGAAGGGGGTTTTTCTCCTCATGTATCACCGTTCACTGCTGTATCGGACTTGGGACATCTCCTGTCAAGAACTGGCTTCAACACCCTGACTGtg GATACTGATGAAATTCAAGTAAACTACCCAGGGTTGTTTGAGATAATGGAAGACTTGCAAG gTATGGGAGAGAGTAATTGCTCTTGGAACAGAAAACCTCTGCTTCACAGGGATACGatgctggcagctgcagcaatATACCGAG AAATGTATGGAAATAGCGATGGCACGGTACCTGCAACATTTCAGATCTTCCACATGATTGGCTGGAAATTTCATGAATCACAG GCAAAACCTGCCCGGAGAGGTTCTGCGACAGTTTCACTTGGAGATCTGGCAAAAATAGATGGACTTCTTacgagagaaaaaaaatag